A genomic stretch from Theobroma cacao cultivar B97-61/B2 chromosome 4, Criollo_cocoa_genome_V2, whole genome shotgun sequence includes:
- the LOC18601947 gene encoding uncharacterized protein LOC18601947 produces METTAHFSSRTLNPHRILPALSTCRKTPFRKIMASTRGTNNGGDHYQGKLVDESMIQLRMRIKEMKVFEKSDELPSNWMEWEKQYFLHYNEDICKAIGLLQNYLMNVRPSLALGMIALLMLSVPISTAPIEAPLVDGYWSHESSDENIRYLQGKHHTNWTVAQRSGKHRSWGGFVSSILNAQ; encoded by the exons ATGGAAACAACTGCCCATTTTTCATCTCGTACGCTTAACCCTCATCGAATTCTCCCTGCCTTGTCGACTTGCCGGAAAACGCCCTTTAGAAAAATCATGGCTTCGACTAGAGGGACGAATAATGGAGGAGATCATTACCAAGGTAAGCTTGTAGATGAAAGCATGATTCAGCTACGAATGCGCATTAAAGAGATGAAGGTATTTGAGAAAAGTGATGAACTGCCTTCAAATTGGATGGAGTGGGAGAAGCAATACTTTTTGCACTATAATGAAGATATTTGTAAAGCAATTGGGTTGCTCCAAAATTACTTGATGAATGTTAGACCAAGTTTAGCACTAGGGATGATAGCGCTCCTTATGCTTAGTGTGCCTATATCCACTGCG CCCATAGAAGCTCCCCTTGTGGATGGATATTGGTCTCATGAGTCATCTGACGAAAACATCCGTTATCTCCAAGGAAAGCATCACACAAATTGGACAGTTGCTCAGAGATCGGGAAAGCATAGAAGCTGGGGAGGTTTTGTCTCTTCGATTTTGAACGCCCAATGA
- the LOC18601946 gene encoding uncharacterized protein LOC18601946, whose product MEVTSVSSFRLIYRQRPLRLDPKYGKKSPSFIVASCRGSDGPDYVGKLVDESMIVLRMRIKEMKISESSVELPSDWMEWEKQYFLHYNEDVCEAMGLLQNFLMNMRPSLAVGMVALVLLSVPLSSGLTLFHALQIAQGFLSRFNPS is encoded by the coding sequence ATGGAAGTAACCAGTGTTTCATCATTTAGGCTTATCTACCGACAAAGGCCTCTCCGGCTTGATCCTAAGTACGGGAAAAAGTCCCCTAGCTTCATCGTGGCTTCATGTAGAGGGAGCGATGGACCGGATTATGTGGGTAAACTCGTTGACGAAAGCATGATTGTTCTACGAATGCGGATCAAGGAGATGAAGATTTCTGAGAGTAGTGTTGAGCTGCCTTCGGATTGGATGGAATGGGAGAAGCAATACTTTCTACACTATAACGAAGATGTTTGTGAAGCAATGGGGCTTTTGCAAAACTTTTTGATGAATATGAGGCCAAGTTTAGCTGTTGGAATGGTGGCACTTGTTTTGCTAAGTGTGCCATTATCCTCTGGTTTGACCTTGTTTCATGCTTTGCAAATAGCTCAGGGATTCCTATCTAGGTTCAATCCAAGTTGA